In Candidatus Methanomethylophilus alvi Mx1201, a genomic segment contains:
- a CDS encoding phosphoglycerate kinase, with translation MDTYNTLGDMNYRGKRVLLRVDINCPMDKKTLKIINDSRIRAVIPTIRELMGKKAKVVILAHQSRKGKWDFTDLSQHAALLSKNLNAPVKYVDDVLGEEARKAILEVGDGEVLLLGNVRAIDSESVSKPMEEHAKGEIVTTLAPLFDYYVCDAFGAAHRSQCSLVGFEDVLPSASGRLMAKEMYALRTIFNSPRRPSVFILGGAKFGDIPHMIERVLSNNTADTVIVVGLAGNAFLMARGVDIGEASKVPLADELTEENFKNAQDVMTKYGQRILLPVDVAVEKDGQRSSVLIGDMANAGAALDIGDKSIETFRKVIEQSKTSFMSGPAGMFEKPGFEVGTKAIMTAMVDSSGLSVLGGGHTSAAAERFDLADSMSYVSTGGGALETFLLKDPLPVIVALEHSKEKFGNSQ, from the coding sequence ATGGACACATACAACACCCTCGGCGACATGAATTACAGGGGAAAGAGGGTCCTCCTCAGGGTGGACATCAACTGCCCCATGGACAAGAAGACCCTGAAGATCATCAACGACTCCAGGATCCGCGCCGTCATCCCCACCATCAGGGAACTCATGGGGAAGAAGGCGAAGGTCGTCATCCTGGCACATCAGAGCAGGAAGGGCAAGTGGGATTTCACCGACCTTTCCCAGCATGCGGCCCTGCTCTCTAAGAATCTTAACGCCCCTGTGAAATATGTCGATGATGTCCTCGGCGAAGAGGCCAGAAAGGCCATCTTGGAGGTGGGCGACGGGGAGGTCCTGCTTCTCGGCAACGTCCGTGCCATCGATTCGGAGAGCGTATCGAAGCCCATGGAGGAGCATGCGAAAGGGGAGATAGTCACCACCCTCGCCCCTCTCTTCGACTATTACGTGTGCGACGCATTCGGTGCCGCCCACAGGTCCCAGTGTTCCCTGGTAGGGTTCGAGGACGTCCTGCCCTCCGCATCCGGAAGGCTGATGGCCAAAGAGATGTACGCCTTGAGGACCATCTTCAACAGTCCCAGACGCCCCTCCGTCTTCATTCTCGGAGGTGCGAAGTTCGGGGACATCCCCCACATGATCGAGAGGGTACTCAGTAACAATACCGCCGACACAGTCATCGTAGTGGGTCTTGCAGGTAACGCATTCCTCATGGCAAGAGGCGTCGATATCGGGGAGGCGTCCAAGGTGCCTCTCGCCGACGAGCTTACCGAGGAGAACTTCAAGAACGCCCAAGACGTCATGACGAAATACGGTCAGAGGATCCTTCTGCCGGTCGATGTCGCTGTAGAGAAGGACGGTCAGAGGTCCTCGGTACTCATCGGGGACATGGCCAACGCGGGAGCGGCCCTCGATATCGGGGACAAATCCATAGAGACCTTCAGGAAGGTCATCGAGCAGTCCAAAACCAGTTTCATGAGCGGCCCTGCGGGAATGTTCGAGAAACCCGGTTTCGAAGTCGGGACCAAGGCTATCATGACCGCAATGGTCGACAGCAGCGGCCTATCCGTCCTCGGAGGAGGACATACCTCGGCCGCCGCCGAGAGATTCGACCTCGCCGACTCCATGTCCTATGTAAGTACGGGGGGAGGGGCCCTCGAGACGTTCCTTCTCAAGGACCCGCTGCCGGTCATCGTCGCACTCGAGCACTCGAAAGAGAAGTTCGGGAACTCCCAGTGA
- a CDS encoding InlB B-repeat-containing protein → MFAKVLGHRMSAVTATIFSFLTVITLLLLSSPSVDADPTGATPEDAIRVYGNSTGFVSEWSGKNIQIHYSDTVTWDFGDGTESHYYDITRTLYGISISSASHTFEDGAYLISVTVEDSDGNIRWTDSGWFRFGPPVVSFVSEGEVLMTVTVSSGSTVSAPEDPSKETDEAYTYTFAGWEGYDPEMRIDKDYVFTAVFDKTLREYLIEYYSENSLFFEDMRPYGSPLGMTWVPEKDSDIQYDYAFVGWNTEKDGTGAWYDPTSAVSGPLTLYAVFDRTPIEYCVSIYVDGEEASCSNYVYGDILNLPDNPSKTSDNKYTYPFKGWNSKEDGSGEWYDGSSVVTGNMSIYAVFEKIPVEYTILYFADGQPYVEKTQTYGEYLDLPPKPAKDADVVYTYTFSGWNSKEDGSGEWYDGSSVVTGDMSIYAVFEKTLITYHISFYANGGPYSEKDQAYGDLLDLPPPPSKDTDVAYTYSFKGWNISEDGLEAWYDGSSSVTEDLTLYAIFERTAIEYTIAYYSDGQPYCEKTQTYGENLEMPESPIKSKDVRYTYTFIGWNSKEDGSGDWMTAIDSVTGDMAAYAVFERTAIEYTIAYYSDGTLYRKSVQTYGEYLDLPPKPAKDADVVYTYTFSGWNSKEDGSGEWYDGSSVVTGNMSIYAVFEKIPIRYTIGYHSDGQPYGEKTQTYGEPLDIPPSPSKDADLRYTYSFKGWNASEDGLGAWYDGSSSVTEDLILYAIFERTAIEYAIGYYSDGDLYREFVQTYGESIHVPDSPSKDADVMYTYAFSGWNSKEDGSGEWYDGTGIVTGHLSLYAVFDCTPIRYAISYHLDRTLYDEKTQTYGESLDVPLPPSKEQDIQYIYSFIGWNTCGDGGGKWYDASDRVDGDLVLYAVFDMTIREYTVRYYSEETVVFEETCKYGEGATFPKDPTKDSDIQYSYSFIGWNMEKDGSGDYPPTGFPVSGEISLYAVFLGVLREYDVTYCHENEIIHMTQEYGSEIRAVADPCKDADMTYTYSFVGWNTCKDGTGTWYYEGMTVSGEIVFYAIFDPAYIPYLVVFLSEGKTVSEMTQTYGEKISSPRGPVKDPDVQYSYSFTGWNTDPSGKGEWLADVPSVTGDLTFYAVFCQSLREYTITFVSGDDVTCMVSEYGSPMPAPLKDPSKSTLNDFTYEFMGWNTAEDATGRWYDRDMTVSCNIVFYAKFTAKCQSTISDIVTISVGDMDDEGEIVASGYSGWTITFPAGILVEDHPTLAVSHIHDFGDMSKDVRVALSNKTVYSIELSVSIAGNTLPITVRLPYDGNVDVPVHSFYIDGSGNLVDNGEAELVFEDGKTYAVFITPHFSTWAVGPEEDGDHDPAEEDDVPYAAFAVSATLLAIAAAYIICFLRKRSKDDMA, encoded by the coding sequence ATGTTTGCCAAAGTACTGGGGCATCGGATGTCGGCCGTTACGGCCACGATATTCTCCTTTTTGACCGTCATCACATTGCTTCTGCTCTCGTCCCCATCCGTGGATGCGGATCCGACCGGCGCCACCCCGGAAGATGCAATACGTGTCTACGGGAACAGTACCGGTTTCGTATCGGAATGGTCGGGAAAGAACATACAGATACATTATTCCGACACGGTCACATGGGACTTCGGAGACGGTACGGAATCCCATTACTACGACATTACCAGGACCCTGTACGGGATAAGCATATCATCGGCAAGCCACACCTTCGAGGACGGTGCGTACCTCATATCCGTCACCGTAGAGGACTCGGACGGGAATATAAGGTGGACCGACTCCGGATGGTTCAGATTCGGCCCTCCCGTGGTGTCCTTCGTATCCGAGGGTGAGGTCCTGATGACCGTGACCGTATCGTCCGGATCCACGGTATCCGCCCCCGAGGACCCCTCGAAGGAAACCGACGAGGCATACACATATACATTCGCAGGCTGGGAAGGCTACGATCCGGAAATGCGTATCGATAAGGACTATGTATTCACCGCGGTCTTCGATAAGACCCTTCGGGAATACCTCATCGAATACTATTCGGAAAACAGCCTGTTCTTCGAAGACATGAGACCTTACGGGTCCCCTCTCGGGATGACATGGGTCCCGGAGAAGGATTCGGATATCCAATACGACTATGCATTCGTCGGATGGAATACGGAAAAGGATGGGACAGGTGCCTGGTATGATCCGACATCCGCAGTGTCCGGGCCCCTCACACTGTACGCCGTCTTCGATAGGACGCCCATAGAATATTGTGTGTCCATCTATGTCGACGGGGAAGAGGCCTCTTGCAGCAACTATGTGTATGGCGATATCCTGAACCTCCCGGACAATCCGTCGAAAACCTCGGACAACAAGTACACATATCCTTTCAAAGGGTGGAATTCGAAGGAAGACGGTTCCGGGGAATGGTATGATGGATCCTCCGTTGTGACAGGGAACATGTCGATATATGCGGTGTTCGAAAAGATCCCTGTAGAATACACGATCTTGTATTTCGCGGACGGCCAACCATATGTTGAAAAGACCCAGACGTACGGCGAATATCTGGACCTCCCGCCTAAACCTGCGAAGGATGCGGATGTAGTGTACACATACACATTCTCTGGGTGGAATTCGAAGGAAGACGGTTCCGGGGAATGGTACGATGGGTCCTCCGTTGTGACAGGGGACATGTCGATATATGCGGTGTTCGAAAAGACCCTCATCACCTATCATATCTCATTCTATGCAAACGGTGGCCCGTACTCTGAAAAGGATCAGGCATATGGGGATCTTTTGGACCTCCCTCCGCCCCCATCAAAAGATACCGATGTAGCATACACATACTCGTTCAAAGGATGGAACATCTCCGAGGACGGTCTCGAAGCATGGTATGACGGATCGTCTTCCGTGACAGAAGACCTGACCTTATACGCGATATTCGAACGGACCGCGATAGAATACACGATCGCGTATTATTCGGACGGACAACCATATTGTGAAAAGACCCAGACGTACGGGGAGAACCTGGAAATGCCGGAATCCCCCATCAAGAGTAAGGACGTCCGGTACACCTATACGTTCATCGGATGGAATTCGAAGGAAGACGGTTCCGGGGATTGGATGACGGCGATTGACTCGGTCACCGGGGATATGGCCGCCTATGCTGTATTCGAACGGACCGCGATAGAATACACGATCGCGTATTATTCGGACGGCACCCTATACAGAAAATCCGTCCAGACGTACGGCGAATATCTGGACCTCCCGCCTAAACCTGCGAAGGATGCGGATGTCGTGTACACATACACATTCTCGGGGTGGAATTCTAAGGAAGACGGTTCCGGGGAATGGTATGACGGATCCTCCGTTGTGACGGGGAATATGTCGATATATGCGGTGTTCGAAAAGATCCCTATAAGGTACACTATCGGATATCATTCGGACGGACAACCGTATGGTGAAAAGACCCAGACGTACGGAGAACCTCTGGATATCCCTCCATCCCCGTCCAAGGATGCGGACCTGCGGTACACGTACTCGTTCAAGGGATGGAACGCCTCCGAGGACGGTCTCGGAGCATGGTATGACGGATCGTCTTCCGTGACAGAAGACCTGATCCTATACGCGATATTCGAACGGACCGCGATAGAGTACGCTATCGGATATTACTCGGACGGCGACTTGTACAGGGAGTTCGTCCAGACATACGGAGAATCGATACATGTTCCCGACAGCCCGTCTAAGGATGCGGATGTAATGTACACATACGCATTCTCGGGATGGAATTCGAAGGAAGACGGTTCCGGGGAATGGTATGACGGGACGGGGATCGTGACCGGGCACCTATCGCTATATGCCGTGTTCGATTGCACTCCGATACGCTATGCGATATCATATCATTTGGACCGTACGCTGTACGATGAAAAGACCCAGACGTACGGAGAATCCTTGGACGTCCCTCTGCCGCCATCCAAGGAACAGGACATCCAATACATCTATTCGTTCATAGGTTGGAATACATGCGGAGACGGCGGTGGAAAATGGTACGATGCCTCGGACAGAGTGGACGGGGACCTTGTACTCTACGCCGTGTTCGATATGACGATAAGGGAATACACTGTCAGATACTATTCGGAGGAGACGGTTGTCTTCGAAGAGACCTGCAAATACGGAGAGGGTGCGACATTTCCGAAAGACCCGACAAAGGACTCCGACATCCAATACTCGTATTCGTTCATCGGCTGGAATATGGAAAAGGACGGATCCGGAGACTATCCGCCTACAGGATTCCCTGTTTCCGGTGAGATCTCCCTGTATGCCGTATTCCTGGGCGTACTGAGGGAATACGATGTGACCTATTGTCACGAGAACGAGATCATACACATGACCCAGGAATATGGGTCCGAGATAAGGGCCGTCGCCGATCCCTGCAAGGATGCGGATATGACATACACTTACTCGTTCGTCGGTTGGAACACCTGCAAGGACGGGACGGGTACCTGGTACTATGAAGGCATGACGGTTTCGGGGGAGATCGTCTTCTATGCGATATTCGACCCCGCCTACATCCCATATCTGGTGGTCTTCCTCTCCGAAGGAAAGACCGTATCCGAAATGACCCAGACCTATGGCGAAAAGATATCTTCTCCGAGAGGACCGGTAAAGGATCCAGACGTCCAATACTCGTATTCATTTACCGGTTGGAACACCGATCCCTCGGGGAAGGGGGAGTGGTTGGCGGACGTACCCTCCGTCACCGGAGACCTGACTTTCTACGCCGTCTTCTGCCAATCCCTGAGGGAATACACCATAACATTCGTCTCCGGCGATGACGTGACCTGCATGGTATCGGAATACGGCAGCCCCATGCCTGCCCCGCTTAAGGATCCTTCCAAGTCCACCTTGAACGACTTCACATACGAGTTCATGGGATGGAACACCGCGGAGGATGCGACCGGACGGTGGTATGACAGGGATATGACAGTCTCATGCAATATCGTGTTCTACGCCAAATTCACTGCGAAGTGCCAGAGTACCATCAGTGACATCGTCACCATATCCGTGGGAGACATGGATGACGAAGGAGAGATAGTCGCATCGGGATATTCCGGATGGACCATAACATTCCCTGCAGGGATATTGGTGGAGGACCACCCAACCCTCGCAGTATCCCACATACACGACTTCGGAGACATGAGCAAGGATGTGAGGGTCGCTCTTTCGAACAAGACGGTATATTCCATAGAACTGAGCGTATCGATCGCCGGGAACACACTCCCGATCACCGTCAGACTGCCGTATGACGGGAACGTGGATGTGCCGGTACACTCGTTCTATATCGACGGAAGCGGCAACCTCGTCGACAATGGCGAGGCGGAACTGGTCTTCGAAGACGGTAAGACGTACGCCGTATTCATCACACCTCATTTCTCCACATGGGCGGTAGGTCCTGAGGAAGACGGAGACCACGACCCTGCCGAGGAGGACGATGTGCCGTATGCCGCCTTCGCGGTCTCGGCCACTCTGTTAGCAATTGCTGCGGCATACATCATATGCTTCCTGAGAAAGAGATCCAAAGACGACATGGCATAA
- the ilvB gene encoding biosynthetic-type acetolactate synthase large subunit, translating into MKGSRALLKMLEDRDVETMFGYPGGAVIPIYDEIRDSSIRHVLVRHEQCAAHAADGYARATGKTGVCLSTSGPGATNMVTGIATAYADSIPMLALTGQVGSKVLGSEAFQEVDAYSLMMSVTKHNFRVTDVKRLPHAIDEAWQIAASGRPGPVHVDLPVDQINAQIDEAMTNEHFGIKKPWEDVSGIPDAVRLIKECQKPVIFAGGGAVGAGASDEVKRLSQMIGAPIVTPLMGIGIVPSADPLNMGALGMHGRMCAMEAFQNSDLIIAVGTKFSDRTYSPHTEPSKKCRVIQIDIDATQFGKSNRTSVDIKCDAKKALGLLIDALGGETRHDPWTRQVKEWKKRCTCNYDYYTSPIVPQKVMKELNSFFDEDTIITTDVGQNQMWAMHFLDVKRPRQLLSSGSFGTMGFGLPAAIGAKAARPDCKVATVVGDGGLQMVVQELATAVAEKLPVVVVLLNNGWLGMVKQWQKLFWDKRYSETELGDDPDFCMIAQAYKAKGIHVERAGEVHDALKEAFDCGETCVVDIKCDPEEDALPMLPPNPALAPVKGRCKF; encoded by the coding sequence ATGAAAGGCTCAAGAGCTCTGCTCAAAATGCTCGAGGACAGAGATGTCGAGACGATGTTCGGCTACCCCGGAGGTGCCGTGATCCCCATATATGACGAGATAAGGGACTCCTCCATCAGGCACGTACTCGTAAGACACGAGCAGTGCGCGGCCCATGCGGCCGACGGATACGCCCGCGCCACTGGCAAGACCGGGGTCTGCCTTTCCACCTCCGGACCCGGAGCGACCAACATGGTCACCGGGATCGCCACCGCATATGCTGATTCCATACCTATGCTGGCACTTACCGGACAGGTCGGTTCCAAGGTCCTCGGTTCCGAGGCCTTCCAAGAAGTGGACGCATACAGCCTGATGATGTCCGTCACCAAGCATAACTTCCGCGTCACCGATGTCAAAAGACTTCCCCACGCGATAGACGAGGCTTGGCAGATCGCCGCATCCGGACGTCCCGGGCCCGTACATGTGGACCTTCCCGTGGACCAGATCAACGCCCAGATAGACGAGGCGATGACGAACGAGCACTTCGGTATCAAAAAACCCTGGGAGGACGTCTCCGGCATACCCGATGCCGTGAGGTTGATCAAGGAATGCCAGAAACCTGTCATCTTCGCAGGCGGAGGAGCGGTCGGGGCCGGTGCCTCCGACGAGGTGAAGAGACTGTCCCAGATGATCGGTGCACCGATCGTCACCCCCCTCATGGGTATCGGCATAGTCCCCTCCGCAGACCCTCTGAACATGGGGGCCCTCGGCATGCACGGCAGGATGTGCGCCATGGAGGCGTTCCAGAACTCCGACCTCATCATCGCGGTCGGGACCAAGTTCTCCGACAGGACATACTCGCCCCATACGGAACCCAGCAAGAAATGCAGGGTGATCCAGATCGACATAGACGCCACCCAGTTCGGGAAGTCCAACAGGACATCCGTCGACATCAAATGCGATGCCAAGAAGGCACTGGGTCTTCTGATAGACGCCCTTGGCGGAGAGACGAGACACGACCCCTGGACCAGACAGGTCAAGGAGTGGAAGAAGAGATGCACGTGCAACTACGACTACTACACCTCCCCCATAGTCCCGCAGAAGGTCATGAAGGAACTGAACTCGTTCTTCGACGAGGACACCATCATAACCACCGATGTGGGGCAGAACCAGATGTGGGCCATGCACTTCCTTGACGTCAAGAGACCCAGGCAGCTCCTGTCCTCCGGCTCCTTCGGGACCATGGGATTCGGCCTGCCTGCCGCAATAGGGGCGAAGGCCGCCAGACCGGACTGCAAGGTCGCGACCGTCGTAGGCGACGGAGGGCTGCAGATGGTCGTCCAGGAACTGGCCACCGCCGTGGCGGAGAAGCTTCCCGTGGTGGTCGTCCTCCTCAACAACGGATGGCTGGGCATGGTCAAACAATGGCAGAAACTGTTCTGGGACAAGAGGTACTCCGAGACCGAACTCGGGGACGACCCCGACTTCTGCATGATCGCCCAGGCGTATAAGGCCAAAGGGATCCACGTAGAAAGGGCCGGAGAGGTCCACGACGCCCTCAAAGAGGCATTCGACTGCGGCGAGACCTGCGTCGTCGACATAAAATGCGACCCGGAGGAGGATGCCCTCCCCATGCTTCCGCCCAACCCCGCTCTCGCACCCGTCAAGGGCAGATGCAAATTCTGA
- the ilvB gene encoding biosynthetic-type acetolactate synthase large subunit, producing MKGSKALLKMLEDRGVKNVFGYPGATVIPIYDEFLESDVRHILVRHEQCAAHMADGFARATGTPGVCLATSGPGTTNLVTGIATAYADSIPMIALTGQVGTSFLGAEAFQEVDSYSLMMPVTKHNFRVLDPERLPHAIYEGWEICQSGRPGPVHIDMPVDQINSDIDSDLLTKKWGVKMPTEDISGIRDAADLIRNAERPIMLVGGGVIGAGASEEVRRLAEFTNMPVVTTLMSLGAIPSDHPLNMGPLGMHGRMGALDAFQSADLIVAIGTKFSDRTYNPHTMPAPGCRVVQIDVDATQFGKSKRPSVNIQCDAKKGTLLLLDALKGYKDIHSEWDQRYAKLRKVCQCDFDYDTDPILPQRVMKEINALLDGDVIVTTDVGQNQMWAMHCLDIRRPRQFITSGSFGTMGFGLPAAIGAKVAKPDSKVLSIVGDGGLQMVIQELATSVAEDIPVTIVLLDNGWLGMVRQWQKLFWDKRYSGTKLNADPDFVKIAESYGAWGIHVDKASEIGEALKRAMDSDTTCIVDIRTDPEEDITPMILSDPKVPIVKGRCHYKV from the coding sequence ATGAAAGGCTCTAAAGCGCTGCTCAAGATGCTCGAGGACAGGGGCGTGAAGAACGTCTTCGGATACCCGGGAGCGACTGTAATCCCGATCTACGACGAGTTCCTCGAGTCCGACGTAAGGCATATCCTCGTCAGGCACGAGCAGTGCGCGGCCCACATGGCCGACGGTTTCGCAAGGGCGACCGGGACACCCGGCGTCTGTCTGGCCACCTCCGGACCTGGAACCACGAACCTCGTGACCGGGATCGCCACCGCATATGCGGACAGCATCCCCATGATCGCCCTGACAGGACAGGTCGGGACCAGTTTCCTGGGGGCGGAGGCGTTCCAGGAGGTCGATTCCTACAGCCTGATGATGCCGGTCACCAAACACAACTTCAGGGTCCTCGACCCGGAGAGACTGCCCCATGCCATCTACGAGGGATGGGAGATATGTCAGAGCGGAAGACCGGGACCCGTCCACATAGACATGCCCGTCGACCAGATCAATTCCGATATCGACTCCGACCTCCTGACCAAGAAGTGGGGGGTCAAGATGCCGACGGAGGACATCTCCGGCATAAGGGACGCCGCCGACCTCATAAGGAATGCGGAAAGACCGATCATGCTCGTCGGAGGAGGGGTCATAGGTGCAGGGGCGTCGGAAGAGGTCAGGAGGCTGGCCGAATTCACCAACATGCCGGTCGTCACCACCCTCATGTCCCTGGGGGCCATCCCTTCGGACCATCCCCTCAACATGGGGCCTCTGGGTATGCACGGCAGGATGGGTGCCCTGGACGCGTTCCAGTCCGCGGACCTCATCGTCGCCATAGGAACGAAGTTCTCCGACAGGACCTACAACCCCCACACCATGCCGGCACCGGGATGCAGGGTCGTGCAGATAGACGTCGATGCCACCCAGTTCGGGAAATCGAAAAGACCCAGCGTCAACATACAATGCGATGCGAAGAAGGGTACGCTGCTCCTCCTCGATGCCCTGAAAGGATACAAGGACATCCATTCCGAGTGGGACCAGAGATACGCCAAACTCAGAAAAGTCTGCCAGTGCGACTTCGACTACGATACCGACCCCATCCTCCCTCAGAGGGTGATGAAGGAGATAAACGCCCTTCTGGACGGAGACGTCATAGTCACCACCGACGTCGGACAGAACCAGATGTGGGCCATGCACTGTCTGGATATCAGAAGACCCAGACAGTTCATCACCTCCGGATCCTTCGGGACCATGGGGTTCGGTCTGCCGGCCGCCATCGGGGCGAAGGTCGCCAAGCCGGACTCCAAAGTCCTCTCCATCGTCGGCGACGGAGGACTGCAGATGGTCATCCAGGAGCTCGCGACATCGGTCGCCGAAGACATCCCCGTCACCATCGTCCTCCTGGACAACGGATGGCTCGGAATGGTCAGGCAGTGGCAGAAACTGTTCTGGGACAAGAGATACAGCGGCACCAAGTTGAACGCCGACCCGGACTTCGTCAAGATCGCCGAGAGCTACGGCGCATGGGGCATACATGTCGACAAGGCATCCGAGATCGGGGAGGCCCTGAAGAGGGCGATGGATTCCGACACCACGTGCATAGTGGACATCCGGACCGACCCGGAGGAAGACATAACCCCCATGATCCTCTCGGACCCCAAGGTCCCGATCGTCAAGGGAAGATGCCACTATAAAGTGTGA
- a CDS encoding nitroreductase family protein, translating to MDVIEAIKTRRSVRLFSDRDIEQEKLDRIADAGRLAPTARNEQRCRAVFIKDRKTVENIAKACDRYSWVATAPVIIAIYADNDRKMMCGQSSKTVDCSIAMSFMMLEATELGLGSVWMGHFDADAVKKAIGVPEEYVLAAIMPVGYPADGGEPKEKLPREDFVRYI from the coding sequence ATGGACGTCATCGAAGCGATAAAGACCCGCAGAAGCGTAAGGCTGTTCTCCGACAGGGATATCGAACAGGAGAAGCTAGACAGGATCGCCGACGCAGGCAGACTCGCACCTACCGCCAGAAACGAACAGCGCTGCCGCGCCGTCTTCATAAAGGATAGGAAGACAGTGGAGAATATAGCAAAGGCATGCGACAGATACTCATGGGTCGCCACCGCCCCTGTCATAATAGCGATATATGCAGACAATGACAGAAAGATGATGTGCGGTCAGAGCTCTAAGACCGTCGACTGCTCCATAGCCATGTCCTTCATGATGCTGGAGGCCACGGAACTCGGACTCGGGAGCGTATGGATGGGGCACTTCGATGCGGATGCCGTCAAAAAGGCGATAGGTGTGCCCGAGGAGTACGTCCTTGCAGCGATAATGCCTGTGGGCTACCCTGCGGACGGCGGGGAACCTAAGGAGAAACTCCCCAGGGAAGATTTCGTAAGATATATCTGA
- a CDS encoding type II glyceraldehyde-3-phosphate dehydrogenase, whose amino-acid sequence MAKIKVGVNGYGTIGKRVATAVSKQDDMEVIGITKTRPTFEAKTAAAAGLPIYVPAESIPAFEKAGIAVAGTVDDMIAAADVIVDCTPGNVGPEYKEKYQKAGKKAIFQGGEEHGLTGVSFNSTANYKDSWGMQFSRVVSCNTTGLLRTLSLLDKAYKIQNAYVTIVRRAADPGDSKTGPVNGLEPSVSLPTHHGVDVKSVLPWIDITTMAIKASTTLMHIQAVVVKLGKEVSTDEVLDLFAKAPRVRLVSSKDGIKSTNQVMELARELGRDRSDMYEICIWSDGVKVVGDTLYYYQAVHQEADVIPENVDCIRSMCKLMEGPESVAKTNKALGIDH is encoded by the coding sequence ATGGCAAAAATAAAGGTCGGAGTCAACGGATACGGCACCATCGGGAAGAGGGTGGCCACCGCAGTCAGCAAACAGGACGATATGGAAGTGATCGGCATCACCAAGACGAGGCCCACCTTCGAGGCCAAGACCGCCGCCGCAGCGGGTCTTCCCATTTACGTACCTGCCGAGAGCATCCCTGCATTCGAGAAGGCGGGGATCGCCGTTGCAGGTACCGTGGACGATATGATCGCGGCCGCAGACGTCATCGTCGACTGTACTCCCGGCAACGTCGGTCCCGAGTACAAGGAGAAGTATCAGAAGGCAGGTAAGAAGGCCATCTTCCAGGGCGGGGAGGAGCACGGTCTCACCGGTGTCTCTTTCAATTCCACTGCGAACTACAAGGATTCCTGGGGGATGCAGTTCTCCCGTGTCGTCAGCTGCAACACCACCGGTCTCCTCAGGACCCTGTCCCTTCTCGACAAGGCGTACAAGATCCAGAACGCCTATGTGACCATCGTCAGGCGTGCGGCCGATCCCGGAGACAGCAAGACCGGGCCCGTCAACGGACTCGAGCCCTCCGTATCCTTGCCCACCCACCACGGGGTCGATGTGAAATCCGTCCTCCCGTGGATAGACATCACCACGATGGCCATCAAGGCGTCCACCACCCTGATGCACATCCAGGCGGTCGTCGTGAAGCTCGGCAAGGAGGTCTCTACCGACGAGGTCCTCGACCTGTTCGCAAAGGCGCCCCGCGTCAGACTCGTCTCCTCCAAGGACGGCATAAAGAGCACCAACCAGGTCATGGAACTGGCAAGGGAGCTCGGGCGCGACAGGTCCGACATGTACGAGATCTGCATCTGGTCCGACGGCGTCAAGGTCGTAGGGGACACCCTCTACTACTATCAGGCCGTCCACCAGGAGGCCGATGTGATCCCCGAGAACGTGGATTGCATAAGGTCAATGTGCAAGCTCATGGAGGGTCCGGAATCCGTCGCCAAGACCAACAAGGCCCTCGGGATCGACCACTGA